Proteins encoded together in one Quercus lobata isolate SW786 chromosome 3, ValleyOak3.0 Primary Assembly, whole genome shotgun sequence window:
- the LOC115982796 gene encoding disease resistance-like protein DSC2, with protein sequence MPHSRIRLPKLMMQKRPFENLINANLSGCEFITEVPKFRAPNLESLELADCKNLVKLTKLRAQNLKYLDLSGCENLVKIHKCFGSLEKLTEWVLDGCSNLLFLPSQLRLKSLYLFILSGCSSLMEFPNFHPEMECLNILELEGSGIREVPSSIEHLTKLEELNLLECKNLRDLPDSIYKVQQLQYLKTPTAKLRPTCDSFDGSSGYGFVNMTYLNFYKCEGIIELDLLMKPYYFPALKVINLDCTNIVTIPESISKFPRLEQLYARDCKLLREIQGFPQSMSSLGSSMVYVNNSMLLNTSPSGLFNQVIGIIGILPNRVCGRARSNKLMDLQISNNFPSETEGAESEDGDISMDLQFSNNFPSETEKLGWVHFEGGGLGGINNINGFDPGISFLGTEMLKWFNHQSVDNSIFFSVGHNFPKLVVCIVPGLEDFDGFVEISINGYENREYESIHLSRNYTQSPCSQYLFCLTQWPQLQRHLNESNPTDQNRVKVSIRYNSDDTCYSIKMWGVHVECTCPPQEDDAVDYGYSIKGCGSKKQRTR encoded by the exons ATGCCACATAGTCGCATTAGATTGCCAAAGCTAATGATGCAG AAGCGTCCctttgaaaatttgataaatgCCAATCTTAGTGGTTGTGAATTTATTACGGAAGTTCCTAAATTTAGGGCCCCAAATTTAGAGAGTTTGGAGCTCGCTGATtgtaaaaatttagttaaattaACTAAATTACGGGCCCAAAATTTAAAGTATTTGGACCTCTCAGGTTGTGAAAATTTAGTTAAGATTCATAAATGCTTTGGATCTCTTGAAAAGCTTACAGAATGGGTTCTCGATGGTTGTAGTAACCTTCTATTTCTTCCAAGCCAGCTCAGGTTGAAatctctttatctttttattctttctggCTGCTCAAGCCTTATGGAGTTCCCTAATTTTCATCCAGAAATGGAATGTTTAAACATTTTAGAATTAGAAGGGAGTGGTATTAGAGAGGTGCCTTCATCAATCGAGCATCTCACTAAGCTTGAGGAATTAAACCTTTTAGAGTGCAAAAACCTTCGGGATCTTCCAGATAGCATTTATAAAGTGCAACAGCTTCAGTACTTGAAGACTCCTACTGCCAAATTGAGACCAACGTGCGATTCTTTTGATGGCTCTTCCGGATATGGGTTTGTGAACATGACATATTTGAATTTCTATAAATGTGAAGGCATAATTGAATTAGATCTTTTGATGAAGCCTTATTACTTCCCCGCATTGAAAGTGATAAATCTAGATTGTACCAATATTGTTACCATCCCTGAAAGCATTAGCAAATTTCCCAGATTAGAACAACTTTATGCTAGGGATTGCAAGCTTCTTCGTGAAATTCAAGGATTTCCACAATCAATGTCGTCGTTGGGATCAAGTATGGTTTATGTGAATAATTCCATGTTGTTGAATACCTCACCAAGCGGGCTATTTAAtcag GTAATAGGAATTATTGGGATTTTACCAAATAGAGTATGTGGTAGGGCAAGAAGCAACAAATTAATGGATCTGCAAATCTCCAATAATTTCCCATCTGAAACTGAGGGTGCTGAATCTGAAGATGGGGACATATCAATGGATCTGCAGTTCTCCAATAATTTCCCATCTGAAACTGAGAAACTTGGATGGGTTCATTTTGAAGGCGGTGGCCTTGGTGGCATTAATAACATTAATGGCTTTGATCCTGGTATTAGTTTTTTGGGAACTGAGATGCTGAAATGGTTTAATCATCAAAGTGTTGATAACTCCATATTTTTCTCTGTTGGtcacaattttccaaaattggtTGTCTGTATTGTTCCTGGACTAGAGGACTTTGATGGCTTTGTTGAAATTTCCATCAATGGTTATGAAAATCGTGAATATGAGTCTATTCATCTATCGCGAAATTATACACAATCTCCATGTtcacaatatttattttgtctAACTCAATGGCCTCAGCTGCAGAGACATTTGAATGAATCAAATCCAACTGACCAGAATCGTGTTAAGGTTTCAATTAGATATAATTCAGATGACACCTGTTATTCTATAAAAATGTGGGGGGTCCACGTAGAATGCACCTGTCCTCCTCAAGAAGATGATGCTGTTGATTATGGGTATTCTATAAAAGGTTGTGGTTCGAAGAAACAGAGGACACGTTGA
- the LOC115982794 gene encoding TMV resistance protein N-like gives MVVLTQTQTFFFEVDHRSNLSPLTPLSAILPPLLLLCFFFTATAAAVLLFLRCPAVATGSSSSPLRLLLRRCCCWFTMTVIDIILYYGGPLSNANANEGLPFEGPGIKRYYTQINHRLKTLNDLKMIVMKELCENPALHDIQIIFRSPHEVLKDRINYKYMAIEADKHVKIMFDKMERTAQVSAIELYIMLELCAEVGAEEIQQTTTSLQVTVPDAQYDCGETNADNAISVQNIMNTIPAYTFPVLSFSANTRANMERRTIVQIPSMASLNNEGASFSSSTRQWEYAVFLSFRGEDTREGFTSHLYNALCNKGINTFIDDIDLPRGEEISEKLIQAIKNSSILVIVFSENYAESKWCLDELAKIVECREKDQEVQIRPIFFNVDPSEIRNQNGNFGIALANHEKKFKNNKDKDKVQRWRDALKKAANASGWHYKKGCAPYKSEADFIQNIVEEISNAKLNWMPLYVAEYPVGINSRAEAIESLLDIGLDEVCMVGIYGLPGVGKTTIAKAVYNKIAKHFDGSSFLENVREKLSTNAGIIKLQNQLLNDISRDGKWKMGNSSKGITLIEETLHCKKVLLIFDDVDDSTPIKNLLGKCNWFAPGSRAIITLRDRHLLTALKENVCTIYKVKEFEVEQLNKHEALQLFKEHALPRNKPHDEDYSKLATKFIDFANGLPLALEIIACYL, from the exons ATGGTAGTACTCACACAgacacaaacttttttttttgaggtggaCCACAGATCAAATCTGTCGCCTCTCACCCCTCTCTCAGCCATATTGCCACCGCTGCTGCtgctctgcttcttcttcacAGCCACCGCTGCCGCTGTTCTGCTTTTTCTTCGCTGCCCAGCTGTCGCTactggttcttcttcttcaccgcTACGCCTTCTTCTTCGCCGCTGCTGCTGCtg GTTCACAATGACTGTAATTGATATAATCCTATACTACGGTGGTCCGCTTAGCAATGCCAATGCGAATGAGGGATTGCCATTTGAAGGACCGGGTATAAAGCGCTATTATACTCAAATTAATCATAGGTTGAAGACCCTTAATGATTTAAAGATGATAGTTATGAAAGAATTGTGTGAGAATCCTGCTTTGCACGACATACAAATTATTTTTCGTTCTCCACATGAAGTCCTCAAGGATCGGATTAATTACAAGTATATGGCGATAGAAGCAGACAAACATGTGAAGATCATGTTTGACAAGATGGAGAGGACAGCCCAAGTAAGTGCTATTGAGTTGTACATAATGTTGGAGCTGTGTGCAGAAGTTGGTGCCGAGGAAATCCAACAAACAACCACAAGTTTACAAGTCACAGTTCCAGATGCTCAATATGACTGTGGTGAAACTAATGCAGACAATGCTATTAGTGTCCAAAACATTATGAACACAATCCCTGCCTACACATTTCCTGTCTTATCATTCTCTGCAAATACTAGGGCAAATATGGAACGAAGAACAATTGTACAG ATCCCATCAATGGCTTCCTTGAACAATGAAGGAGCCAGCTTTTCTTCTTCCACTCGCCAATGGGAGTATGCTGTCTTCTTGAGCTTTAGAGGTGAAGATACCCGCGAAGGTTTTACCAGCCACTTATATAACGCTTTGTGCAACAAAGGCATTAACACCTTCATTGACGATATTGATCTTCCGAGGGGAGAAGAAATTTCGGAAAAACTTATCCAAGCCATCAAAAATTCATCGATTTTGGTTATTGTCTTCTCTGAAAACTACGCAGAGTCCAAATGGTGTTTGGATGAACTTGCTAAAATTGTTGAGTGTAGAGAAAAGGACCAGGAGGTTCAAATTCGTccaatttttttcaatgttgATCCATCAGAAATACGAAATCAAAATGGAAACTTTGGAATTGCACTGGCTAATCATGAAAAGAAGTTCAAGAATAACAAGGACAAGGACAAGGTGCAGAGGTGGAGGGATGCTCTAAAAAAAGCAGCTAATGCATCTGGATGGCATTATAAGAAAGG CTGCGCTCCGTATAAATCTGAAGCTGACTTCATTCAAAACATTGTTGAAGAGATATCAAATGCTAAATTAAATTGGATGCCGTTATATGTTGCTGAATACCCAGTTGGAATAAATTCTCGTGCAGAGGCCATAGAGTCACTTTTAGATATTGGGTTAGATGAAGTTTGCATGGTAGGGATTTATGGCCTTCCCGGAGTAGGAAAGACTACAATTGCAAAAGctgtttataataaaattgcTAAACATTTTGATGGAAGCAGCTTTTTAGAGAATGTTAGAGAAAAATTAAGTACAAATGCTGGCATAATCAAACTACAAAACCAACTTCTTAATGACATCTCAAGGGATGGAAAATGGAAAATGGGCAACAGTTCTAAAGGAATCACTTTGATAGAGGAGACACTTCACTGCAAAAAggttcttttaatttttgatgaTGTCGATGATTCGacaccaataaaaaatttgctTGGAAAATGTAATTGGTTTGCTCCCGGAAGTAGAGCCATTATAACATTACGAGATAGACACTTGTTAACTGCCcttaaagaaaatgtttgtACAATTTACAAGGTCAAGGAATTTGAGGTCGAGCAATTAAACAAACACGAAGCTCTTCAACTCTTTAAAGAGCATGCCTTACCTAGAAACAAACCTCATGATGAAGATTATTCTAAACTTGCAACTAAATTCATAGATTTTGCCAATGGCCTTCCACTTGCTCTAGAAATAATAGCTTGTTATTTGTGA